The genomic DNA AAGGTTAAGTCTGTGGCGGCATCTTTTGCCTGCAAGGGGGCAATAAAGGCAGGTGACAAGCTTTCCTTAGAGGAGATGAATTCCTTGTTCGACCAGCTCTTTGCTACAAAAGAACCTTACTCCTGTCCGCACGGGAGGCCCACTCTAATTAGAATTCCGATTGAGGAGCTGAATAAGAGGTTTGAAAGAAGTTGACAAGTGGTTGATGGTATACCCACGTTGAGGGCAACGTGGGTATACTGTTTATATCATGGTTCAGGTTTACTAAAAAGTAAAGTCTCGCACTCCAGTATATGTTCCCAGCCACTTTAGTGGCGTGAACTTACCCTTTATCTCTCCTCAGAAAGGAGAGAACAAAAAACCTGACTAAAGTCAGTTTGAACATCACGGATGGTGCACTCCAGATAAAATATGCTTAAAAAAATCTTAACCATCCTCGGTCCTACTGCTTCGGGCAAAACCAAAGTCTCCCTTGAAATTGCCGATATAATAAAAGGGGAGATAGTCTCTGCAGATTCGCGCCAGATTTACAGGTTTATGGACATCGGGACTGCCAAGCCGGGTCTGGAAGAAAGGAAGAATATCCCCCATCATCTGATCGACATAGTCAATCCGGATGAGTATTTTTCTGCAGCAGATTATTCTACTAGAGCCAGAGAGGCTATAAAGAATATCCTGGGCAGGGGTAAAGAGCCTATCGTGGTTGGAGGCTCTGGACTTTATCTGAGAGCCTTGTTCAAAGGGATATTCAAGGGGCCAGGTAAAGATGAAAAAATAAGGTCAGAATTAAAAGAGAAAGCTCGGAAAGATGGGGTGGAATTCCTTTTCAATGAATTGGAGAAAAAAGACCCGGAGGCAGCAAAAAAGATAGGTCCCCATAATCTGGTGCGTATAATCAGAGCTTTAGAGGTTTATGAGTTGACAGGCAAAAAGATTTCTGACCTTCAAAAAAAAGGAGAGTATCCGCCAGAGGAACATAATTTCGTCAAGATCGGACTTGAATTAGACCGGGAGCATCTGTATCAGAGGATCGACCAGAGAGTAGAACAGATGATTAAAGCGGGGCTGGTGGATGAGGTCAAGAATCTAAAAGTGGAAGGATATGATCTCCGGTTTGCTCCACTGAAAACTTTTGGATATAAGGAAATTTTTCATTATCTGGATGGAAAAATAAGCCTGGATGAAGCTGTTCAGAACATAAAACTCGAAACCAGACATTATGCTAAAAGACAG from Candidatus Zixiibacteriota bacterium includes the following:
- a CDS encoding DNA mismatch repair protein MutL, whose protein sequence is KVKSVAASFACKGAIKAGDKLSLEEMNSLFDQLFATKEPYSCPHGRPTLIRIPIEELNKRFERS
- the miaA gene encoding tRNA (adenosine(37)-N6)-dimethylallyltransferase MiaA, with translation MLKKILTILGPTASGKTKVSLEIADIIKGEIVSADSRQIYRFMDIGTAKPGLEERKNIPHHLIDIVNPDEYFSAADYSTRAREAIKNILGRGKEPIVVGGSGLYLRALFKGIFKGPGKDEKIRSELKEKARKDGVEFLFNELEKKDPEAAKKIGPHNLVRIIRALEVYELTGKKISDLQKKGEYPPEEHNFVKIGLELDREHLYQRIDQRVEQMIKAGLVDEVKNLKVEGYDLRFAPLKTFGYKEIFHYLDGKISLDEAVQNIKLETRHYAKRQITWFKKEEGIFWIYAEKENLRDEILRIFAGAG